CCAAGATAGTCGACATACTGCCGCCACATCGGCTTATCCAGGCCATACGCCTTGTTCAGCGCATCAATTGCTTCTTGTGAGATTGGCTTATCGCCGGTGTCCCATGGTCCACCGGGTGTCGCGTGAATAAGCAGGAAGGTAATGGTGTAGACCGTCAACAACGTCGGGACGAGAAGAAGGACGCGCCGAATAGCGTATTGACCCACCTGGACCACCTCATCGGATCGGTCGCCGCCCGATCACCGCCGTTGGATTCACGTCGCAGCGAGGGGCGCTGCGTGCCCGGAAAATCTTGGTTTGTTCGATTGCGCAACATGCTATCAGCGACCCGGTAAACACGTCAACAATTTCGAAACTGTTGGGCTGATATGGTGGCGGGCCGTCTATGCACGGGACTACTCCCGTGCACTCTCGAAACATGAGTGGCATCATCCGCGACATCGTTTGCCTCCGGTCCGGCAATCGGCTCAGACCGAGTAGCGAAATCAGAACAGATGGTCTAATCTTGTACCCTGTTCCGATCTCTCACACTGCTCCATGTAAGGAGACGACAACGATGTGCGGACGGTTCGTTATCAAGTCGCCCCTGATGGACATCGTTGAATACTTCGAGGTTCATGATGTTCGTACCGAGGAGCGCGGGCCGCGCTTTAATGTCGCGCCATCCACGCAGATTCCGCTCATTCGTGACACTGGCGATGCACGGACGCTGGATGCGGCGTGGTGGGGCTTTGTCCCACGTTGGGCGAAGACGCTCGACTCAGGTCGTCGCCCGATCAATGCCCGCTGCGAGACGGTTGCCGAGAGCCGCCTGTTTGGCCCGGCCTATAAGCAGCGCCGCTGC
This region of Thermomicrobiales bacterium genomic DNA includes:
- a CDS encoding SOS response-associated peptidase, coding for MCGRFVIKSPLMDIVEYFEVHDVRTEERGPRFNVAPSTQIPLIRDTGDARTLDAAWWGFVPRWAKTLDSGRRPINARCETVAESRLFGPAYKQRRCLIPADGYYEWKALGGRRKQPYYIHPADGKMLAFGAIWEPWHEGDPDGITTTAI